One segment of Desulfovibrio legallii DNA contains the following:
- a CDS encoding MFS transporter translates to MQDAPRISNNYFDGLKVSGRHKVVFFIIMIAYFCEQMDNWNFGFIAPALMHNWGLTMKDLGHVTFWYFVAMTCGGLVGGVISDIIGRRKTFLIAITLFSTASIINGLTDSFPVFVASRALTGFGVFCLMVCSQAYIAEMAPAESRGKWQNTVAAVGFCAVPVIGMLCRAIIPLHEEAWRYIFYMGGFGYVALIIAWKYLDESPRWLVARGRVAEAEDVMRDITGQNIDLAAAAAKVPPRKAPLKDVLLSMCSKKYIKRTIVIFLLVVLTNPATFLVTNWTATLLKAHGFSLEDCLMATTLISIGVPVGCFVSGLFSDMGGRKIPIVCMLLFMAVLAPIFGNVSGYWLVVLIGGLLTAGVMGMGFTVFSYTAESYPTMSRNTATGFHAASGRLAVAFSQPLIPVVYAAYSFDGVFYIFTALCIAAALILGIWGARTGGKSLEDIA, encoded by the coding sequence ATGCAGGACGCACCACGCATCAGCAACAACTACTTTGACGGGCTCAAGGTCAGTGGACGACATAAAGTTGTGTTTTTCATCATCATGATCGCTTATTTCTGCGAGCAGATGGACAACTGGAACTTCGGCTTTATCGCGCCGGCGCTCATGCACAACTGGGGCCTGACCATGAAGGATCTGGGCCACGTCACCTTTTGGTACTTTGTGGCCATGACCTGCGGCGGTCTGGTGGGCGGCGTCATTTCGGACATCATCGGCCGGCGCAAGACCTTTCTTATTGCCATTACGCTGTTTTCCACCGCATCCATCATCAACGGCCTGACCGACAGCTTTCCCGTGTTTGTGGCCTCGCGCGCGCTGACGGGCTTTGGCGTATTTTGTCTTATGGTCTGCTCGCAGGCCTACATAGCCGAAATGGCCCCGGCGGAAAGCCGCGGCAAGTGGCAAAACACGGTGGCCGCCGTGGGTTTTTGCGCCGTGCCGGTCATTGGCATGCTCTGCCGGGCCATCATTCCTCTGCACGAAGAGGCCTGGCGGTATATCTTCTATATGGGCGGATTCGGCTACGTGGCGCTCATCATCGCCTGGAAGTATCTGGACGAGTCGCCCCGCTGGCTGGTGGCCCGCGGCCGGGTGGCCGAAGCCGAGGATGTCATGCGCGACATCACCGGGCAGAACATCGACCTTGCGGCGGCGGCGGCCAAGGTTCCGCCCCGCAAGGCCCCGCTCAAAGACGTGCTGTTGAGCATGTGCAGCAAAAAATACATCAAACGCACCATCGTCATCTTTTTGCTGGTCGTTCTCACCAATCCGGCGACCTTCCTGGTGACCAACTGGACGGCCACGCTGCTCAAGGCTCACGGTTTCAGTCTTGAAGACTGCCTCATGGCCACCACGCTTATTTCCATCGGCGTGCCCGTGGGCTGCTTTGTCTCCGGCCTGTTTTCCGACATGGGCGGCCGCAAAATCCCCATTGTCTGCATGCTGCTGTTCATGGCGGTTCTGGCGCCCATTTTCGGCAACGTGTCGGGCTACTGGCTGGTGGTGCTCATTGGCGGGCTGCTCACGGCGGGCGTCATGGGCATGGGCTTTACGGTGTTTTCGTATACGGCGGAGTCCTACCCCACCATGTCGCGCAACACGGCCACGGGCTTCCACGCCGCGTCGGGCCGGCTGGCCGTGGCCTTCAGTCAACCCTTGATTCCTGTTGTCTACGCAGCATACAGCTTTGACGGAGTGTTCTACATTTTTACCGCGCTCTGCATTGCCGCGGCGCTTATCCTGGGAATCTGGGGCGCGCGCACCGGCGGCAAGTCGCTGGAGGACATAGCCTGA